From Sporolactobacillus pectinivorans:
GTAGTGCAACAAGCAGCACCGCTTCATCAAGTACGGCTACTAAACCAGCAGCGACAACTACGGTAACGGCGAAATCGAAAGCAAGCAAGACAGAAAGTTCGTCACATTCAGTGACAAGCCCAAAGCCTTCAGCGAGCACATCCACCGCTAAACCTGCAGTAAAGCAAGCAGCTCCTAAGCCAGCTGCATCGAATCCTGCCCCATCGCTTGCAGTTACAAGTGATGGCTTAGACGTTTCACCGGGCGACGAGGCTTCAGTAACCATCAAGACGGCCCCGGGCTCTGAAGGAACGATTGAGGTTCTATACAATTCGGGTCCAAGCAAGGCCAAAGGTCTTGTTCCACAAACTGCAGACAGCAATGGAAATATTACATGGACATGGAAAGTTGGGACACGAACCGCTCCAGGTAACTACAATGTTGATATTACTGCTGGTGGAAAATCAATTACAAAGATTTTGCATGTGCAATAAATGATTCAAAGCCCTCCGGGGCGTACATATCACACAAGCAGTATTGGTTTAGTGAAGTAGATACGATAAAAGCTGGGTATCGGTCAAGGAGAGAAATTAATCAACCATTAACAATTAATCGGTGTATATGCTTCATACTATTTTGAAAAATGCTAAAGCCAATATGAGGTGATTGTAATGAGTAGTCAAGCTAGTTCAATTCCAGACTTTATTGACGATTATTTTCTACCGAGTGGTATTTATGAATGCAAGCTAGAGGAAGTTGAACAAAGATTCGCATATAATGAAGTTAGAAAAGAAAAGTGGAAACAGTTTTTACGTCTTATGGATCGACTCATTGAATTAAAACTAAAACCTGATGCTATTTTGCTTGACGGAAGCTTTGTGACTAAACGTGATGCACCGGGTGATGTTGACTTTGTGGCATATATCCCTTTCGAAACATCTCGAAGTGCCATGCAAACGACTGACCAACATAATAAAAATGGTATTAATATTCTTTTGAATAAAAACAACCAGATGGCTATCAGGGATTTACTCGGTGTACATTTACTGCTCGCTCCAACGGAAGAATCATTTAATTCATGGGCGACATTTTTTCAACAAGTAAGAGATCTTGATCCAAAACGAGACCCAAGTTGGGTAAAAAAGCCCAATAAAAAGGGTATAATAAAGATTACATTTAAACAGCAGAAGGGAGCGCATAATAATGCCTGAAAACCTAATTAATTATTCTGATGAAATTATGACAACCATTGACCAATTGGGCATAGCTAAAAAACAGCTAAAGCAATTGCAAGAAGAATTAAAGTCAGAACCAAGTTTATCGGCTTTGTACGCCCCTTCTGCTGAGAAATTAGTTTCAGATTTAAACAACCGTCTTCAAGAATTAATTACTAAACAGACAGGTTCTGTAAATGAATATGCTAATGAGAACGTTGATATATGGATTAGAATTAAAGGCAAAGGTTTTAATAGGGGCAAAGGGCCAATTGGTCAGATCGGCAATTTTCTAAATAGA
This genomic window contains:
- a CDS encoding DUF6932 family protein, which encodes MSSQASSIPDFIDDYFLPSGIYECKLEEVEQRFAYNEVRKEKWKQFLRLMDRLIELKLKPDAILLDGSFVTKRDAPGDVDFVAYIPFETSRSAMQTTDQHNKNGINILLNKNNQMAIRDLLGVHLLLAPTEESFNSWATFFQQVRDLDPKRDPSWVKKPNKKGIIKITFKQQKGAHNNA